In a genomic window of Flavobacterium crassostreae:
- a CDS encoding Maf-like protein, with protein MLRNKLQNYNLILASGSPRRQQFFRDLDLDFEIRLKEIEEVYPPELKGAEITDFLAKLKSNAFEGTLKEKDILITSDTIVWHNGKALGKPKDKEDAFGILKSLANATHEVITSVCFKTVNQTTVLHETTKVTFSSISDEAILYYIENYQPYDKAGAYGIQEWIGWVAVSKIEGSYANVMGMPLDKVYAYLLNLA; from the coding sequence ATGCTTAGAAACAAACTTCAGAATTACAACCTAATCTTGGCTTCGGGATCTCCCAGAAGACAACAGTTTTTTAGAGATCTAGATCTGGACTTTGAAATACGCTTGAAAGAAATAGAAGAGGTTTATCCTCCAGAATTAAAAGGGGCCGAAATCACCGATTTTTTGGCAAAATTAAAATCCAATGCCTTTGAAGGAACCTTAAAAGAAAAGGATATTTTGATTACCAGCGATACCATAGTTTGGCACAACGGTAAGGCTTTGGGCAAACCAAAAGACAAAGAAGATGCTTTTGGTATTTTAAAATCATTAGCCAATGCCACACATGAAGTAATTACATCGGTTTGCTTTAAAACTGTAAACCAAACCACTGTATTGCATGAAACCACCAAGGTAACCTTTAGTTCCATCTCAGACGAAGCTATTTTGTATTATATAGAAAACTACCAACCCTATGACAAAGCCGGCGCTTACGGAATTCAAGAATGGATTGGTTGGGTAGCGGTTTCTAAAATTGAAGGTTCTTATGCCAACGTTATGGGGATGCCTCTAGATAAAGTATATGCCTATTTATTAAACCTAGCTTAA